A stretch of Mus caroli chromosome 5, CAROLI_EIJ_v1.1, whole genome shotgun sequence DNA encodes these proteins:
- the Nipal1 gene encoding magnesium transporter NIPA3 translates to MGVQLRLPPGEPCHEGYVLSLVCSNSSRASCEITNVSQSLPYPVVYTNLNSSKTNFSISASVENKYNLYVGLVLAISSSVFIGSSFILKKKGLLQLADKGITRAGQGGHSYLKEWLWWAGLLSMGAGEAANFAAYAFAPATLVTPLGALSVLISAILSSYFLNEHLNIHGKIGCILSILGSTVMVIHAPQEGEVTSLHEMEMKLRDPGFVSFAVIISVISLVLILIVAPKKGQTNILVYIAICSLIGAFSVSSVKGLGIAIKELLERKPVYKDPLFFILLTMLALSVTTQINYLNKALDTFNTSLVTPIYYVFFTSMVVTCSAILFQEWYGMKAGDIIGTLSGFFTIINGIFLLHAFKNTNITWSELMSTAKKEALSPNGNQNSYVLLENTDFSASGYDDDITLFSRTNDQSSHKL, encoded by the exons GGTATGTGCTGTCGCTGGTCTGCTCCAACTCTTCCCGGGCTTCGTGCGAGATCACAAATGTGTCACAGTCGCTGCCTTATCCTGTCGTCTACACGAACCTGAATTCCTCCAAAACCAACTTCAGCATTTCAGCAAGTGTAGAAAACAAATACAATCTGTATGTGGGCTTGGTATTGGCCATAAGCTCCAGCGTTTTCATTGGCTCAAGTTTCATACTCAAAAAGAAGGGTCTCTTGCAACTGGCCGACAAGGGCatcaccagagcag GGCAAGGCGGACATTCTTACCTCAAGGAATGGCTGTGGTGGGCAGGACTGCTATCAA TGGGAGCCGGTGAGGCTGCAAACTTTGCCGCTTATGCCTTTGCACCTGCCACCTTGGTCACCCCACTGGGGGCTCTGAGCGTTCTCATAAG TGCAATATTGTCttcctattttttaaatgagcactTGAACATTCACGGGAAAATAGGCTGCATTTTAAGCATATTGGGGTCCACTGTGATGGTTATCCACGCCCCACAAGAGGGAGAAGTCACATCTTTgcatgaaatggaaatgaaattgagAGATCCAG GGTTCgtttcctttgctgtgatcaTCTCTGTGATCTCACTGGTGCTGATTTTGATTGTGGCCCCAAAGAAAGGACAGACTAATATATTAGTCTATATTGCAATCTGTTCTTTGATTGGAGCGTTCTCCGTCTCTTCTGTCAAAGGCTTGGGAATTGCCATTAAGGAACTGCTGGAACGGAAGCCTGTTTACAAGGATCCCCTGTTCTTCATCCTGTTGACCATGCTTGCACTTTCCGTGACCACCCAGATTAACTATCTCAACAAGGCCCTGGACACTTTCAACACATCCCTGGTAACTCCCATTTATTACGTGTTCTTCACATCCATGGTGGTCACTTGTTCTGCCATCCTGTTCCAGGAGTGGTATGGCATGAAAGCTGGAGATATCATCGGTACCCTGAGCGGGTTCTTCACCATCATCAACGGCATCTTCCTCctacatgcttttaaaaacacCAACATCACCTGGAGTGAACTCATGTCTACTGCTAAGAAAGAAGCCCTTTCTCCAAACGGCAATCAGAACAGTTATGTTTTATTAGAGAACACAGACTTCTCAGCCTCTGGGTATGATGACGACATCACCCTGTTTAGCAGGACCAATGACCAAAGTAGCCATAAACTTTGA